The Manis javanica isolate MJ-LG chromosome 4, MJ_LKY, whole genome shotgun sequence genome contains a region encoding:
- the AOC3 gene encoding amine oxidase [copper-containing] 3 isoform X3 → MNLKVVLVFLALSLITICAVAFVLLTSQGSSSLPPRCPSVSHSAQPWTYPGQSQLFADLSREELTAVMSFLTQQLGPGLVDAAQARPSDNCVFSVELQLPPKAAALAHLDRGRPPPAREALAIVLFGGQAQPNVSELVVGPLPHPTYMRDVTLERHRGPLPYHRRPMLRTEYVQIWKHLKEVELPKAPVFLASVFNYNGSTLAPVPATPRGLRSGDRATWLALYHNISGVGIFLHPVGLELLLDHRALDPARWAVQQVFYLGRYYADLGQLEWEFKAGQLEVVRVPLPLPDGTSSLRSRISPGPLPPLQFSPQGSRYTVQGNLVASSLWTFTFGHGVFSGMRIFDIRFKGERVAYEVSVQECMSVYGADSPKTMMTRYLDSSYGLGRHSRGLVRGVDCPYQSTMVDIHILVGKGTVQLLPGAVCIFEEAQGLPLRRHHNHLESHFYGGLASSALVVRSVSSVGNYDYIWDFVMHPNGALEGRVHATGYINTAFLSGGEESLLFGNRVGEQVLGTVHTHAFHFKLDLDVAGLKNWVVVEDVVFKPVAVPWSPEHQLQRPQLTRQVLGREDLAAFSLGSPLPRYFYLASNQTNAWGHQRGYRIQIHSPLGIHVPLESDMERAVSWGRYQLVVTQRKEEESQSSSIYYQNDIWTPSVAFADFINNETLLGELSPVPTLTQRTDSDLELGRQSHVRTMNQKTTLVLLALAVITIFVLVCVLLAGRGGDGDEPSLPPRCPFVPPSAQPWTHPGQSQLFADLGQEELMAVMSFLTQQLGPGLVDAAQARPSDNCVFSVELQLPPKAAALAHLDKGRPPPAREALAIVLFGGQAQPNVSELVVGPLPHPTYMRDVTLERHGGPLPYHRRPMRLREYQDIDQMIFRRELPQVAGLLHHCCFYKRQGGNLVMMITAPPGLQSGDRATWLGLYYNISGAGIYLHPVGLELLVDHKALDPAHWTIQKVFFQGRYYESLAQLEDQFEAGLVNVLLIPDNGTGGSWSLKSHVPQGPAPPLQFYPQGPRFSVQGSRVASSLWTFSFGLGAFSGPRVFDIRFQGERIAYEVSVQEALTVYGGNSPAAMLTRYMDGSFGLGKYATPLTRGVDCPYLATYVDWHFLLESQAPKTIHDAFCVFEQNQGLPLRRHHSDFYSHYFGGLTETVLVIRSVSTLLNYDYVWDMIFHPSGALEVRFHATGYISSAFLFGAARKYGNQVGEHTLGTVHTHSAHFKVDLDVGAGLENWVWAEDMAFVPMAVPWSPEHQMQRLQVTRKLLETEEQAAFPLGGASPRYLYLASNHSNKWGHPRGYRIQMLSFAGEPLPQNSSMESAFSWGRYQLAVTQRKEEEPSSTSIYNQYDPWAPTVDFTGFINNETIAGEDLVAWVTAGFLHIPHAEDIPNTVTVGNGVGFFLRPYNFFDQDPSFDSADSIYFQGDQDAGDCEVNPLACLPQAASCAPDVPAFSHGGFSHN, encoded by the exons ATGAATCTAAAGGTAGTCCTTGTGTTCCTGGCACTGTCCCTCATTACTATCTGTGCCGTGGCCTTTGTCTTGCTGACCAGCCAAGGTAGCTCCAGCCTGCCTCCCCGCTGCCCTTCTGTATCCCACAGTGCCCAGCCCTGGACATACCCAGGCCAGAGCCAGCTGTTTGCAGACCTGAGCCGAGAGGAGCTGACGGCTGTGATGAGCTTTCTGACCCAGCAGCTGGGCCCCGGCCTGGTGGATGCAGCCCAGGCCCGCCCCTCGGACAACTGTGTCTTCTCGGTGGAGCTGCAGCTACCCCCCAAGGCTGCAGCCCTGGCCCACCTGGACAGGGGGAGACCCCCACCTGCCCGGGAGGCACTGGCCATCGTCTTATTTGGTGGACAAGCCCAGCCCAACGTGAGTGAGCTGGTGGTGGGGCCGCTACCACACCCCACCTACATGCGGGATGTGACCCTGGAACGTCACAGGGGCCCCCTGCCGTATCACCGACGCCCCATGCTGAGAACTGAGTATGTACAGATATGGAAGCACTTGAAGGAGGTGGAGTTACCCAAGGCACCAGTCTTCCTGGCTTCTGTCTTCAACTACAATGGCTCCACTTTGGCTCCTGTGCCAGCCACCCCAAGAGGCTTGCGCTCAGGGGACCGTGCCACCTGGCTAGCCCTCTACCATAACATCTCAGGTGTTGGGATTTTCCTTCACCCAGTGGGGCTGGAGCTACTGCTGGACCACAGGGCCCTGGACCCTGCCCGTTGGGCTGTCCAGCAGGTTTTCTACCTCGGGCGCTACTATGCAGACTTGGGCCAGTTGGAATGGGAATTTAAAGCTGGCCAGCTGGAAGTAGTTAGAGTTCCTCTACCTCTGCCAGATGGCACTTCCTCCCTGAGGTCCCGGATCTCCCCAGGTCCTCTTCCCCCTCTTCAGTTCTCACCCCAGGGTTCCCGATACACTGTGCAGGGGAACCTGGTGGCATCCTCTCTCTGGACATTTACCTTTGGCCATGGGGTGTTCAGTGGCATGAGGATTTTTGATATTCGGTTCAAGGGTGAGCGTGTGGCGTATGAAGTCAGTGTTCAGGAGTGCATGTCTGTCTATGGTGCTGATTCACCCAAGACCATGATGACCCGATACTTGGATAGCAGCTATGGACTTGGCCGTCACAGCCGGGGCTTGGTGCGGGGAGTGGACTGCCCCTATCAGTCTACAATGGTGGACATCCACATATTAGTGGGCAAAGGGACAGTCCAGCTGCTCCCAGGGGCCGTGTGTATATTTGAGGAGGCCCAAGGACTACCCCTCCGAAGGCATCACAATCACCTTGAGAGTCATTTCTATGGTGGTTTGGCCAGCTCAGCCCTTGTAGTCAGGTCTGTGTCATCTGTAGGCAACTATGACTACATTTGGGACTTTGTAATGCATCCAAATGGGGCGCTAGAGGGGCGGGTCCATGCCACGGGCTATATCAACACAGCTTTCCTGAGTGGGGGAGAGGAAAGCCTCCTTTTTGGGAACCGTGTGGGGGAACAAGTGCTGGGGACGGTGCACACACATGCTTTCCACTTCAAGCTGGACCTGGATGTGGCAG GGCTGAAAAACTGGGTGGTGGTGGAAGACGTGGTGTTTAAACCTGTGGCAGTGCCTTGGAGTCCAGAGCACCAACTGCAGCGCCCACAGCTGACTCGTCAGGTCCTGGGAAGGGAGGATCTGGCAGCTTTTTCCCTGGGAAGCCCCCTTCCCCGCTACTTTTACCTAGCTAGCAACCAGACTAATGCCTGGGGTCACCAGCGCGGGTACCGAATCCAGATCCACAGCCCCCTTGGCATACACGTGCCCCTGGAGAGTGACATGGAGAGGGCCGTCAGCTGGGGGAG ATACCAGCTCGTGGTGACCCAGAGGAAAGAGGAGGAGTCACAGAGCAGCAGCATCTATTACCAGAATGACATCTGGACACCCTCTGTGGCCTTTGCTGACTTCATCAACAATGAGACCCTCTTAGGAGAG CTTTCTCCAGTTCCAACCCTGACCCAGAGAACAGACTCTGATTTGGAGCTTGGACGACAAAGCCATGTAAG GACAATGAATCAGAAGACCACCCTGGTGCTCCTTGCTCTGGCTGTCATCACTATCTTTGTCTTGGTGTGTGTTTTGCTAGCTGGCAGGGGTGGAGATGGGGATGAACCCAGCCTGCCTCCCCGCTGCCCCTTTGTACCTCCCAGTGCCCAGCCCTGGACACACCCAGGCCAGAGCCAGCTGTTTGCAGACCTGGGCCAAGAGGAGCTGATGGCTGTGATGAGCTTTCTGACCCAGCAGCTGGGCCCTGGCCTGGTGGATGCAGCCCAGGCCCGCCCCTCGGACAACTGTGTCTTCTCGGTGGAGCTGCAGCTGCCCCCCAAGGCTGCAGCCCTGGCCCATCTGGACAAAGGGAGACCCCCACCTGCCCGGGAGGCACTGGCCATCGTCTTATTTGGTGGACAAGCCCAGCCCAACGTGAGTGAGCTGGTGGTGGGGCCTCTGCCGCACCCCACCTACATGCGGGATGTGACCCTGGAGCGTCACGGGGGCCCCCTGCCCTATCACCGACGCCCCATGCGGCTCCGGGAGTACCAGGACATAGACCAGATGATTTTCCGCAGAGAGCTGCCTCAGGTTGCTGGGCTTCTGCACCACTGCTGCTTCTACAAACGCCAAGGAGGCAACCTGGTGATGATGATCACAGCGCCCCCTGGTTTGCAGTCGGGGGACCGGGCTACCTGGCTGGGCCTCTACTACAACATCTCAGGGGCTGGGATTTATCTGCACCCCGTGGGGCTGGAGCTGCTGGTCGACCACAAGGCCCTGGACCCTGCCCACTGGACCATCCAGAAGGTGTTCTTTCAAGGCCGCTACTATGAGAGTCTGGCTCAGCTGGAGGACCAGTTTGAGGCCGGCCTGGTGAATGTGCTGCTGATCCCAGACAATGGCACGGGTGGGTCCTGGTCGCTGAAGTCCCACGTTCCCCAGGGTCCAGCTCCCCCACTGCAGTTCTATCCCCAGGGCCCCCGCTTCAGTGTCCAGGGAAGCCGAGTGGCCTCTTCACTGTGGACTTTCTCCTTTGGCCTCGGAGCTTTCAGTGGCCCAAGGGTCTTTGACATCCGCTTCCAGGGGGAGAGAATAGCTTATGAAGTCAGCGTCCAGGAGGCCTTGACCGTCTATGGTGGCAACTCCCCCGCGGCGATGCTGACCCGCTACATGGACGGCAGCTTTGGCTTGGGCAAGTACGCCACGCCTCTGACCCGTGGGGTGGACTGTCCCTACCTGGCCACTTATGTGGACTGGCACTTCCTTTTGGAGTCCCAGGCCCCCAAGACAATACATGATGCCTTTTGCGTGTTTGAACAGAACCAGGGTCTCCCCCTGAGGCGACACCACTCAGATTTCTACTCCCACTATTTTGGGGGCCTTACAGAGACAGTGCTGGTCATCAGATCTGTGTCTACTCTGCTCAACTATGACTATGTGTGGGATATGATCTTCCACCCCAGTGGGGCCCTTGAAGTCAGATTCCATGCCACAGGCTACATCAGCTCAGCTTTCCTCTTTGGTGCTGCCCGGAAGTATGGGAACCAGGTTGGGGAACACACGCTGGGCACTGTCCACACCCACAGTGCCCACTTCAAGGTAGATCTGGATGTAGGAG CAGGACTGGAGAACTGGGTCTGGGCTGAGGACATGGCCTTTGTCCCCATGGCGGTACCCTGGAGCCCCGAGCACCAGATGCAGAGGCTGCAGGTGACCCGGAAGCTGCTGGAGACAGAGGAGCAGGCTGCCTTCCCCCTGGGAGGCGCCTCACCCCGCTACCTGTACCTGGCCAGCAACCACAGCAACAAGTGGGGTCACCCTCGGGGCTACCGCATTCAGATGCTCAGCTTTGCTGGGGAGCCGCTGCCCCAGAACAGCTCCATGGAGAGCGCCTTCAGCTGGGGGAG GTACCAGCTGGCAGTGACCCAGCGGAAGGAGGAGGAGCCCAGCAGCACCAGCATCTACAATCAGTACGACCCTTGGGCTCCCACTGTGGACTTCACGGGCTTCATCAACAATGAGACCATTGCTGGAGAG GACTTGGTGGCCTGGGTGACAGCTGGTTTCCTGCACATTCCACATGCAGAGGACATTCCCAACACAGTGACCGTGGGGAATGGTGTGGGCTTCTTCCTCCGACCCTACAACTTCTTTGACCAGGACCCCTCCTTCGATTCTGCAGACTCCATCTACTTCCAGGGAGACCAGGATGCTGGGGACTGTGAGGTCAACCCCCTGGCTTGCCTCCCCCAGGCTGCTTCCTGTGCCCCTGACGTCCCTGCCTTCTCCCACGGGGGCTTCTCTCACAACTAG
- the AOC3 gene encoding amine oxidase [copper-containing] 3 isoform X4, whose amino-acid sequence MNLKVVLVFLALSLITICAVAFVLLTSQGSSSLPPRCPSVSHSAQPWTYPGQSQLFADLSREELTAVMSFLTQQLGPGLVDAAQARPSDNCVFSVELQLPPKAAALAHLDRGRPPPAREALAIVLFGGQAQPNVSELVVGPLPHPTYMRDVTLERHRGPLPYHRRPMLRTEYVQIWKHLKEVELPKAPVFLASVFNYNGSTLAPVPATPRGLRSGDRATWLALYHNISGVGIFLHPVGLELLLDHRALDPARWAVQQVFYLGRYYADLGQLEWEFKAGQLEVVRVPLPLPDGTSSLRSRISPGPLPPLQFSPQGSRYTVQGNLVASSLWTFTFGHGVFSGMRIFDIRFKGERVAYEVSVQECMSVYGADSPKTMMTRYLDSSYGLGRHSRGLVRGVDCPYQSTMVDIHILVGKGTVQLLPGAVCIFEEAQGLPLRRHHNHLESHFYGGLASSALVVRSVSSVGNYDYIWDFVMHPNGALEGRVHATGYINTAFLSGGEESLLFGNRVGEQVLGTVHTHAFHFKLDLDVAGLKNWVVVEDVVFKPVAVPWSPEHQLQRPQLTRQVLGREDLAAFSLGSPLPRYFYLASNQTNAWGHQRGYRIQIHSPLGIHVPLESDMERAVSWGRYQLVVTQRKEEESQSSSIYYQNDIWTPSVAFADFINNETLLGEDLVAWVTASFLHIPHAEDVPNTLSPVPTLTQRTDSDLELGRQSHVRTMNQKTTLVLLALAVITIFVLLGPGLVDAAQARPSDNCVFSVELQLPPKAAALAHLDKGRPPPAREALAIVLFGGQAQPNVSELVVGPLPHPTYMRDVTLERHGGPLPYHRRPMRLREYQDIDQMIFRRELPQVAGLLHHCCFYKRQGGNLVMMITAPPGLQSGDRATWLGLYYNISGAGIYLHPVGLELLVDHKALDPAHWTIQKVFFQGRYYESLAQLEDQFEAGLVNVLLIPDNGTGGSWSLKSHVPQGPAPPLQFYPQGPRFSVQGSRVASSLWTFSFGLGAFSGPRVFDIRFQGERIAYEVSVQEALTVYGGNSPAAMLTRYMDGSFGLGKYATPLTRGVDCPYLATYVDWHFLLESQAPKTIHDAFCVFEQNQGLPLRRHHSDFYSHYFGGLTETVLVIRSVSTLLNYDYVWDMIFHPSGALEVRFHATGYISSAFLFGAARKYGNQVGEHTLGTVHTHSAHFKVDLDVGAGLENWVWAEDMAFVPMAVPWSPEHQMQRLQVTRKLLETEEQAAFPLGGASPRYLYLASNHSNKWGHPRGYRIQMLSFAGEPLPQNSSMESAFSWGRYQLAVTQRKEEEPSSTSIYNQYDPWAPTVDFTGFINNETIAGEDLVAWVTAGFLHIPHAEDIPNTVTVGNGVGFFLRPYNFFDQDPSFDSADSIYFQGDQDAGDCEVNPLACLPQAASCAPDVPAFSHGGFSHN is encoded by the exons ATGAATCTAAAGGTAGTCCTTGTGTTCCTGGCACTGTCCCTCATTACTATCTGTGCCGTGGCCTTTGTCTTGCTGACCAGCCAAGGTAGCTCCAGCCTGCCTCCCCGCTGCCCTTCTGTATCCCACAGTGCCCAGCCCTGGACATACCCAGGCCAGAGCCAGCTGTTTGCAGACCTGAGCCGAGAGGAGCTGACGGCTGTGATGAGCTTTCTGACCCAGCAGCTGGGCCCCGGCCTGGTGGATGCAGCCCAGGCCCGCCCCTCGGACAACTGTGTCTTCTCGGTGGAGCTGCAGCTACCCCCCAAGGCTGCAGCCCTGGCCCACCTGGACAGGGGGAGACCCCCACCTGCCCGGGAGGCACTGGCCATCGTCTTATTTGGTGGACAAGCCCAGCCCAACGTGAGTGAGCTGGTGGTGGGGCCGCTACCACACCCCACCTACATGCGGGATGTGACCCTGGAACGTCACAGGGGCCCCCTGCCGTATCACCGACGCCCCATGCTGAGAACTGAGTATGTACAGATATGGAAGCACTTGAAGGAGGTGGAGTTACCCAAGGCACCAGTCTTCCTGGCTTCTGTCTTCAACTACAATGGCTCCACTTTGGCTCCTGTGCCAGCCACCCCAAGAGGCTTGCGCTCAGGGGACCGTGCCACCTGGCTAGCCCTCTACCATAACATCTCAGGTGTTGGGATTTTCCTTCACCCAGTGGGGCTGGAGCTACTGCTGGACCACAGGGCCCTGGACCCTGCCCGTTGGGCTGTCCAGCAGGTTTTCTACCTCGGGCGCTACTATGCAGACTTGGGCCAGTTGGAATGGGAATTTAAAGCTGGCCAGCTGGAAGTAGTTAGAGTTCCTCTACCTCTGCCAGATGGCACTTCCTCCCTGAGGTCCCGGATCTCCCCAGGTCCTCTTCCCCCTCTTCAGTTCTCACCCCAGGGTTCCCGATACACTGTGCAGGGGAACCTGGTGGCATCCTCTCTCTGGACATTTACCTTTGGCCATGGGGTGTTCAGTGGCATGAGGATTTTTGATATTCGGTTCAAGGGTGAGCGTGTGGCGTATGAAGTCAGTGTTCAGGAGTGCATGTCTGTCTATGGTGCTGATTCACCCAAGACCATGATGACCCGATACTTGGATAGCAGCTATGGACTTGGCCGTCACAGCCGGGGCTTGGTGCGGGGAGTGGACTGCCCCTATCAGTCTACAATGGTGGACATCCACATATTAGTGGGCAAAGGGACAGTCCAGCTGCTCCCAGGGGCCGTGTGTATATTTGAGGAGGCCCAAGGACTACCCCTCCGAAGGCATCACAATCACCTTGAGAGTCATTTCTATGGTGGTTTGGCCAGCTCAGCCCTTGTAGTCAGGTCTGTGTCATCTGTAGGCAACTATGACTACATTTGGGACTTTGTAATGCATCCAAATGGGGCGCTAGAGGGGCGGGTCCATGCCACGGGCTATATCAACACAGCTTTCCTGAGTGGGGGAGAGGAAAGCCTCCTTTTTGGGAACCGTGTGGGGGAACAAGTGCTGGGGACGGTGCACACACATGCTTTCCACTTCAAGCTGGACCTGGATGTGGCAG GGCTGAAAAACTGGGTGGTGGTGGAAGACGTGGTGTTTAAACCTGTGGCAGTGCCTTGGAGTCCAGAGCACCAACTGCAGCGCCCACAGCTGACTCGTCAGGTCCTGGGAAGGGAGGATCTGGCAGCTTTTTCCCTGGGAAGCCCCCTTCCCCGCTACTTTTACCTAGCTAGCAACCAGACTAATGCCTGGGGTCACCAGCGCGGGTACCGAATCCAGATCCACAGCCCCCTTGGCATACACGTGCCCCTGGAGAGTGACATGGAGAGGGCCGTCAGCTGGGGGAG ATACCAGCTCGTGGTGACCCAGAGGAAAGAGGAGGAGTCACAGAGCAGCAGCATCTATTACCAGAATGACATCTGGACACCCTCTGTGGCCTTTGCTGACTTCATCAACAATGAGACCCTCTTAGGAGAG gaCCTGGTCGCTTGGGTTACAGCCAGCTTCCTGCACATTCCCCACGCTGAGGATGTCCCCAACACG CTTTCTCCAGTTCCAACCCTGACCCAGAGAACAGACTCTGATTTGGAGCTTGGACGACAAAGCCATGTAAG GACAATGAATCAGAAGACCACCCTGGTGCTCCTTGCTCTGGCTGTCATCACTATCTTTGTCTTG CTGGGCCCTGGCCTGGTGGATGCAGCCCAGGCCCGCCCCTCGGACAACTGTGTCTTCTCGGTGGAGCTGCAGCTGCCCCCCAAGGCTGCAGCCCTGGCCCATCTGGACAAAGGGAGACCCCCACCTGCCCGGGAGGCACTGGCCATCGTCTTATTTGGTGGACAAGCCCAGCCCAACGTGAGTGAGCTGGTGGTGGGGCCTCTGCCGCACCCCACCTACATGCGGGATGTGACCCTGGAGCGTCACGGGGGCCCCCTGCCCTATCACCGACGCCCCATGCGGCTCCGGGAGTACCAGGACATAGACCAGATGATTTTCCGCAGAGAGCTGCCTCAGGTTGCTGGGCTTCTGCACCACTGCTGCTTCTACAAACGCCAAGGAGGCAACCTGGTGATGATGATCACAGCGCCCCCTGGTTTGCAGTCGGGGGACCGGGCTACCTGGCTGGGCCTCTACTACAACATCTCAGGGGCTGGGATTTATCTGCACCCCGTGGGGCTGGAGCTGCTGGTCGACCACAAGGCCCTGGACCCTGCCCACTGGACCATCCAGAAGGTGTTCTTTCAAGGCCGCTACTATGAGAGTCTGGCTCAGCTGGAGGACCAGTTTGAGGCCGGCCTGGTGAATGTGCTGCTGATCCCAGACAATGGCACGGGTGGGTCCTGGTCGCTGAAGTCCCACGTTCCCCAGGGTCCAGCTCCCCCACTGCAGTTCTATCCCCAGGGCCCCCGCTTCAGTGTCCAGGGAAGCCGAGTGGCCTCTTCACTGTGGACTTTCTCCTTTGGCCTCGGAGCTTTCAGTGGCCCAAGGGTCTTTGACATCCGCTTCCAGGGGGAGAGAATAGCTTATGAAGTCAGCGTCCAGGAGGCCTTGACCGTCTATGGTGGCAACTCCCCCGCGGCGATGCTGACCCGCTACATGGACGGCAGCTTTGGCTTGGGCAAGTACGCCACGCCTCTGACCCGTGGGGTGGACTGTCCCTACCTGGCCACTTATGTGGACTGGCACTTCCTTTTGGAGTCCCAGGCCCCCAAGACAATACATGATGCCTTTTGCGTGTTTGAACAGAACCAGGGTCTCCCCCTGAGGCGACACCACTCAGATTTCTACTCCCACTATTTTGGGGGCCTTACAGAGACAGTGCTGGTCATCAGATCTGTGTCTACTCTGCTCAACTATGACTATGTGTGGGATATGATCTTCCACCCCAGTGGGGCCCTTGAAGTCAGATTCCATGCCACAGGCTACATCAGCTCAGCTTTCCTCTTTGGTGCTGCCCGGAAGTATGGGAACCAGGTTGGGGAACACACGCTGGGCACTGTCCACACCCACAGTGCCCACTTCAAGGTAGATCTGGATGTAGGAG CAGGACTGGAGAACTGGGTCTGGGCTGAGGACATGGCCTTTGTCCCCATGGCGGTACCCTGGAGCCCCGAGCACCAGATGCAGAGGCTGCAGGTGACCCGGAAGCTGCTGGAGACAGAGGAGCAGGCTGCCTTCCCCCTGGGAGGCGCCTCACCCCGCTACCTGTACCTGGCCAGCAACCACAGCAACAAGTGGGGTCACCCTCGGGGCTACCGCATTCAGATGCTCAGCTTTGCTGGGGAGCCGCTGCCCCAGAACAGCTCCATGGAGAGCGCCTTCAGCTGGGGGAG GTACCAGCTGGCAGTGACCCAGCGGAAGGAGGAGGAGCCCAGCAGCACCAGCATCTACAATCAGTACGACCCTTGGGCTCCCACTGTGGACTTCACGGGCTTCATCAACAATGAGACCATTGCTGGAGAG GACTTGGTGGCCTGGGTGACAGCTGGTTTCCTGCACATTCCACATGCAGAGGACATTCCCAACACAGTGACCGTGGGGAATGGTGTGGGCTTCTTCCTCCGACCCTACAACTTCTTTGACCAGGACCCCTCCTTCGATTCTGCAGACTCCATCTACTTCCAGGGAGACCAGGATGCTGGGGACTGTGAGGTCAACCCCCTGGCTTGCCTCCCCCAGGCTGCTTCCTGTGCCCCTGACGTCCCTGCCTTCTCCCACGGGGGCTTCTCTCACAACTAG
- the AOC3 gene encoding amine oxidase [copper-containing] 3 isoform X7: MNLKVVLVFLALSLITICAVAFVLLTSQGSSSLPPRCPSVSHSAQPWTYPGQSQLFADLSREELTAVMSFLTQQLGPGLVDAAQARPSDNCVFSVELQLPPKAAALAHLDRGRPPPAREALAIVLFGGQAQPNVSELVVGPLPHPTYMRDVTLERHRGPLPYHRRPMLRTEYVQIWKHLKEVELPKAPVFLASVFNYNGSTLAPVPATPRGLRSGDRATWLALYHNISGVGIFLHPVGLELLLDHRALDPARWAVQQVFYLGRYYADLGQLEWEFKAGQLEVVRVPLPLPDGTSSLRSRISPGPLPPLQFSPQGSRYTVQGNLVASSLWTFTFGHGVFSGMRIFDIRFKGERVAYEVSVQECMSVYGADSPKTMMTRYLDSSYGLGRHSRGLVRGVDCPYQSTMVDIHILVGKGTVQLLPGAVCIFEEAQGLPLRRHHNHLESHFYGGLASSALVVRSVSSVGNYDYIWDFVMHPNGALEGRVHATGYINTAFLSGGEESLLFGNRVGEQVLGTVHTHAFHFKLDLDVAGLKNWVVVEDVVFKPVAVPWSPEHQLQRPQLTRQVLGREDLAAFSLGSPLPRYFYLASNQTNAWGHQRGYRIQIHSPLGIHVPLESDMERAVSWGRYQLVVTQRKEEESQSSSIYYQNDIWTPSVAFADFINNETLLGEDLVAWVTASFLHIPHAEDVPNTLSPVPTLTQRTDSDLELGRQSHDNESEDHPGAPCSGCHHYLCLAGPWPGGCSPGPPLGQLCLLGGAAAAPQGCSPGPSGQRETPTCPGGTGHRLIWWTSPAQQSCLRLLGFCTTAASTNAKEATW, translated from the exons ATGAATCTAAAGGTAGTCCTTGTGTTCCTGGCACTGTCCCTCATTACTATCTGTGCCGTGGCCTTTGTCTTGCTGACCAGCCAAGGTAGCTCCAGCCTGCCTCCCCGCTGCCCTTCTGTATCCCACAGTGCCCAGCCCTGGACATACCCAGGCCAGAGCCAGCTGTTTGCAGACCTGAGCCGAGAGGAGCTGACGGCTGTGATGAGCTTTCTGACCCAGCAGCTGGGCCCCGGCCTGGTGGATGCAGCCCAGGCCCGCCCCTCGGACAACTGTGTCTTCTCGGTGGAGCTGCAGCTACCCCCCAAGGCTGCAGCCCTGGCCCACCTGGACAGGGGGAGACCCCCACCTGCCCGGGAGGCACTGGCCATCGTCTTATTTGGTGGACAAGCCCAGCCCAACGTGAGTGAGCTGGTGGTGGGGCCGCTACCACACCCCACCTACATGCGGGATGTGACCCTGGAACGTCACAGGGGCCCCCTGCCGTATCACCGACGCCCCATGCTGAGAACTGAGTATGTACAGATATGGAAGCACTTGAAGGAGGTGGAGTTACCCAAGGCACCAGTCTTCCTGGCTTCTGTCTTCAACTACAATGGCTCCACTTTGGCTCCTGTGCCAGCCACCCCAAGAGGCTTGCGCTCAGGGGACCGTGCCACCTGGCTAGCCCTCTACCATAACATCTCAGGTGTTGGGATTTTCCTTCACCCAGTGGGGCTGGAGCTACTGCTGGACCACAGGGCCCTGGACCCTGCCCGTTGGGCTGTCCAGCAGGTTTTCTACCTCGGGCGCTACTATGCAGACTTGGGCCAGTTGGAATGGGAATTTAAAGCTGGCCAGCTGGAAGTAGTTAGAGTTCCTCTACCTCTGCCAGATGGCACTTCCTCCCTGAGGTCCCGGATCTCCCCAGGTCCTCTTCCCCCTCTTCAGTTCTCACCCCAGGGTTCCCGATACACTGTGCAGGGGAACCTGGTGGCATCCTCTCTCTGGACATTTACCTTTGGCCATGGGGTGTTCAGTGGCATGAGGATTTTTGATATTCGGTTCAAGGGTGAGCGTGTGGCGTATGAAGTCAGTGTTCAGGAGTGCATGTCTGTCTATGGTGCTGATTCACCCAAGACCATGATGACCCGATACTTGGATAGCAGCTATGGACTTGGCCGTCACAGCCGGGGCTTGGTGCGGGGAGTGGACTGCCCCTATCAGTCTACAATGGTGGACATCCACATATTAGTGGGCAAAGGGACAGTCCAGCTGCTCCCAGGGGCCGTGTGTATATTTGAGGAGGCCCAAGGACTACCCCTCCGAAGGCATCACAATCACCTTGAGAGTCATTTCTATGGTGGTTTGGCCAGCTCAGCCCTTGTAGTCAGGTCTGTGTCATCTGTAGGCAACTATGACTACATTTGGGACTTTGTAATGCATCCAAATGGGGCGCTAGAGGGGCGGGTCCATGCCACGGGCTATATCAACACAGCTTTCCTGAGTGGGGGAGAGGAAAGCCTCCTTTTTGGGAACCGTGTGGGGGAACAAGTGCTGGGGACGGTGCACACACATGCTTTCCACTTCAAGCTGGACCTGGATGTGGCAG GGCTGAAAAACTGGGTGGTGGTGGAAGACGTGGTGTTTAAACCTGTGGCAGTGCCTTGGAGTCCAGAGCACCAACTGCAGCGCCCACAGCTGACTCGTCAGGTCCTGGGAAGGGAGGATCTGGCAGCTTTTTCCCTGGGAAGCCCCCTTCCCCGCTACTTTTACCTAGCTAGCAACCAGACTAATGCCTGGGGTCACCAGCGCGGGTACCGAATCCAGATCCACAGCCCCCTTGGCATACACGTGCCCCTGGAGAGTGACATGGAGAGGGCCGTCAGCTGGGGGAG ATACCAGCTCGTGGTGACCCAGAGGAAAGAGGAGGAGTCACAGAGCAGCAGCATCTATTACCAGAATGACATCTGGACACCCTCTGTGGCCTTTGCTGACTTCATCAACAATGAGACCCTCTTAGGAGAG gaCCTGGTCGCTTGGGTTACAGCCAGCTTCCTGCACATTCCCCACGCTGAGGATGTCCCCAACACG CTTTCTCCAGTTCCAACCCTGACCCAGAGAACAGACTCTGATTTGGAGCTTGGACGACAAAGCCAT GACAATGAATCAGAAGACCACCCTGGTGCTCCTTGCTCTGGCTGTCATCACTATCTTTGTCTTG CTGGGCCCTGGCCTGGTGGATGCAGCCCAGGCCCGCCCCTCGGACAACTGTGTCTTCTCGGTGGAGCTGCAGCTGCCCCCCAAGGCTGCAGCCCTGGCCCATCTGGACAAAGGGAGACCCCCACCTGCCCGGGAGGCACTGGCCATCGTCTTATTTGGTGGACAAGCCCAGCCCAAC AGAGCTGCCTCAGGTTGCTGGGCTTCTGCACCACTGCTGCTTCTACAAACGCCAAGGAGGCAACCTGGTGA